Proteins encoded by one window of Candidatus Nitrosocosmicus hydrocola:
- a CDS encoding translation initiation factor, whose translation MSWLGSKIISEIKKEKPTGSKKNKIESFPLEDDNSFGDLLKRLDEDELKITVQLYVIKRGKRVTNIKGFSDQGQMESIAHELKKSIGTGGTAKNGMIVLQGDHRSKVTEFLLSKGFSEDSIEVI comes from the coding sequence ATATCATGGTTAGGTAGCAAAATTATATCCGAGATAAAGAAAGAGAAACCAACAGGTTCAAAAAAAAATAAGATTGAATCTTTTCCCTTAGAAGATGATAATTCATTTGGCGACTTACTAAAAAGACTCGATGAAGATGAATTAAAGATTACAGTTCAGCTCTATGTAATTAAAAGAGGCAAAAGAGTAACAAACATCAAGGGATTTTCTGACCAGGGTCAGATGGAGTCTATTGCTCATGAGTTAAAAAAATCAATTGGAACTGGTGGAACAGCAAAAAATGGAATGATTGTATTACAAGGTGACCATCGCTCAAAGGTCACGGAATTTCTATTGTCAAAGGGATTTTCTGAAGACTCTATCGAAGTAATTTAG
- a CDS encoding precorrin-2 dehydrogenase/sirohydrochlorin ferrochelatase family protein, translating to MIVDLNLKDRNVLVIGAGREGAKRIENLCKQGCQIIVLSDVVNDSLYEIECVERYPIIIIRRRIKDMDFLDKFNDIFLILAATNNQSLNKTIVKEAKKRNILSYSIDGSSSGDLFFTSTISFDNVVHIAVSTSGKSPLMSKMIRDKIENNIKNIIGQQDIDNIRIQEFAREQVKKYIKDQHERRNFLYCLVYDKEIQELISKKNIDKVKERIIKALDKWEGNKIR from the coding sequence GTGATAGTTGACCTAAACCTCAAGGATCGAAATGTACTTGTTATTGGTGCGGGTAGGGAAGGCGCCAAGAGAATAGAGAATCTTTGTAAACAGGGTTGTCAAATCATAGTCTTAAGCGATGTTGTAAATGATTCACTTTACGAAATAGAATGTGTTGAAAGATATCCAATCATAATAATCAGAAGAAGGATCAAAGACATGGATTTTTTAGACAAATTCAATGATATTTTTCTCATTCTTGCAGCTACTAATAATCAATCTCTCAACAAGACAATAGTAAAAGAAGCTAAGAAAAGAAATATTCTCTCTTACAGCATTGATGGCTCATCATCTGGCGATCTTTTTTTCACCTCAACGATAAGCTTTGATAATGTTGTTCACATAGCAGTTTCCACATCAGGAAAAAGCCCGTTGATGAGCAAAATGATAAGAGATAAGATTGAAAATAATATAAAAAATATAATAGGGCAACAAGATATCGATAATATAAGAATTCAAGAATTTGCCAGAGAACAGGTCAAAAAGTACATAAAGGATCAGCATGAAAGACGAAACTTTTTGTATTGCTTAGTTTATGATAAGGAGATTCAAGAATTAATATCCAAAAAAAACATTGATAAGGTCAAAGAAAGAATCATTAAAGCATTAGACAAATGGGAGGGCAACAAGATCAGATGA
- the radA gene encoding DNA repair and recombination protein RadA, with protein MNHGSDPDNSSFDHKSKKESLSIDLLSDLPTELLSQLKKTGLLSLKDIVIEGPFELSAKSGISMDDCNFIYNQAIAYLEDVGIMEKRFTPATTIYDKRKKIGRISTGSKNFDKLLGGGLETGAITEVYGEFGSGKTQLCHTASVIVQLNRNQGGLDGGALYIDTENTFRPERIETISRARRQNPSQTLDNIIVARAYSSSHQELILSESRRIIEAQNIKLLILDSAISLYRSEYLGLSALSLRQQRMNKLVHSIMRIAQTHQIAVLLANQVQSSPETGFGNTSFKAAGGNIFAHSSTYRIFLRKSNRNRIARMVDSPNHPESEIVFSIDESGITDPQKI; from the coding sequence TTGAATCATGGTTCTGACCCTGATAATTCGTCATTTGATCATAAATCTAAGAAAGAATCTCTTTCTATTGATCTATTGAGTGATTTACCTACTGAGCTACTTTCTCAGCTAAAAAAAACGGGGTTATTATCTCTTAAAGATATTGTGATAGAAGGGCCGTTTGAATTATCTGCAAAGTCAGGAATAAGCATGGATGATTGCAATTTCATATATAATCAAGCTATAGCATACCTTGAGGATGTAGGAATAATGGAAAAGCGGTTTACCCCCGCAACTACGATATATGACAAGAGAAAAAAAATCGGTAGGATTTCGACAGGGTCCAAGAATTTTGATAAACTCCTTGGTGGGGGGTTAGAAACTGGCGCTATTACAGAAGTTTATGGAGAATTTGGTTCAGGGAAAACACAACTGTGTCATACTGCAAGCGTTATTGTTCAGCTGAATCGTAATCAAGGAGGCCTTGATGGTGGAGCTCTATATATTGATACTGAGAACACTTTTAGACCCGAGAGAATCGAAACAATAAGCAGGGCCAGACGTCAAAACCCAAGCCAAACACTTGATAATATCATTGTTGCAAGAGCATATAGCTCCTCTCATCAGGAACTTATCTTGTCCGAATCTAGACGCATAATTGAAGCACAAAATATAAAATTGCTAATATTGGATTCTGCTATTTCTCTGTATCGTTCAGAATACCTTGGATTATCAGCGCTTTCATTAAGGCAACAGAGAATGAATAAACTTGTACATTCAATAATGAGGATAGCTCAAACACATCAGATTGCTGTTTTACTTGCCAATCAAGTACAATCTTCTCCAGAAACAGGATTCGGAAATACTTCATTCAAAGCAGCTGGTGGAAATATCTTTGCTCATTCAAGCACCTATAGGATTTTTCTTAGAAAATCTAACAGGAATAGGATTGCCAGAATGGTGGATTCGCCCAACCATCCTGAAAGTGAAATAGTATTTTCCATAGACGAATCAGGGATTACCGATCCTCAAAAAATTTAG
- a CDS encoding PPOX class F420-dependent oxidoreductase — MTAENSPFENTSYINLETYRKDKQSVKTPVWFVQKNNTIYVVTKEKTGKVKRIKNNSEVKIAPCDYKGTLKGKWVSGRAHIVDSLEKNDILKSRNEKYGFKAKIANLISFNKGSYLVIAIQT; from the coding sequence GTGACTGCAGAAAATTCGCCCTTCGAAAATACATCTTATATAAATCTTGAAACTTATCGAAAGGATAAACAGAGTGTAAAGACTCCAGTTTGGTTTGTTCAAAAAAATAATACTATCTATGTAGTAACCAAAGAAAAAACAGGTAAGGTAAAACGGATCAAGAATAACAGTGAAGTTAAAATCGCTCCTTGTGACTATAAGGGGACACTTAAAGGAAAGTGGGTTTCAGGAAGGGCTCATATAGTTGATTCTTTAGAAAAAAACGACATCCTGAAATCAAGGAATGAGAAGTATGGATTTAAAGCAAAAATTGCAAATTTAATCAGCTTTAACAAAGGAAGTTATCTTGTAATAGCCATACAAACTTAA
- a CDS encoding SRPBCC family protein has translation MKFENSFTVGTSIANVWDFYTQIKHLELITPPSIGLKIIHCPSSHFRDGLLVTLSGKMILLDRKWTSKITISGLHQYVDEMINGPFKKWRHIHTFEEVKSDLTLVIDNVEFELPNYFGGKMMEGLVRRNLQKIFDYRRSQTIQRLTSETM, from the coding sequence TTGAAGTTTGAAAATTCATTCACTGTTGGTACATCAATTGCAAACGTATGGGATTTTTATACCCAGATCAAACATTTAGAGTTGATTACTCCTCCTAGTATTGGTTTAAAAATAATTCATTGTCCTTCATCGCACTTTAGGGATGGTCTCTTGGTTACCTTATCTGGAAAAATGATCCTATTAGATAGAAAGTGGACATCGAAAATAACCATTTCGGGATTACATCAATATGTTGACGAAATGATAAATGGCCCATTTAAGAAATGGAGACACATTCATACTTTCGAAGAAGTCAAGAGTGACTTGACCCTTGTCATTGACAATGTGGAATTTGAATTACCAAATTATTTCGGCGGGAAAATGATGGAAGGCCTCGTCAGACGCAATCTTCAAAAAATCTTTGATTATAGAAGATCACAAACGATACAAAGGTTAACAAGCGAAACCATGTGA
- a CDS encoding ribosomal RNA small subunit methyltransferase A, whose translation MKNKSNLGQNFLIDTKIVDKIVELSGIGKEDIVYEVGTGNGILTKRLCKISKFVHSFELDSKIYEQSKEHLIFDNLDLSNLDGLNEKSNILFDVFFSSLPYYESRRALSWLCQKRFERGIILLQREFVEKLIAKPGDKNYRAISILSQYRFSITKLLKVPPSSFSPKPKVDSILVELCPKASPLSLQAINDVQFLLSFRKKTVSSVLNYFNKLYKGNLDKSAISDISSVRIAQLSPSQIFRLNDNLKNNLFSEGKTEMNQNRY comes from the coding sequence ATGAAGAACAAATCAAACTTGGGTCAGAATTTTCTTATCGATACAAAAATAGTGGATAAAATAGTGGAACTTTCTGGAATTGGCAAAGAAGATATAGTATATGAGGTGGGAACTGGAAATGGAATTTTGACTAAGAGACTCTGTAAAATCTCTAAATTCGTACATTCATTCGAACTGGATTCAAAGATATATGAACAATCTAAAGAACATTTGATATTTGACAATCTAGACCTATCTAACCTCGATGGTCTAAATGAAAAATCGAACATACTATTTGATGTTTTCTTTTCTAGTTTACCTTATTATGAAAGTCGCAGGGCATTATCATGGTTATGTCAAAAGCGATTTGAACGCGGAATTATCTTGCTCCAAAGAGAATTTGTTGAAAAACTAATAGCTAAACCAGGAGATAAGAACTACAGGGCCATCTCTATTTTGTCCCAATATCGGTTTTCGATTACCAAATTACTCAAAGTTCCTCCCTCATCGTTTTCTCCAAAACCTAAGGTTGATTCCATTTTGGTTGAATTATGTCCAAAAGCTTCTCCTCTGTCTCTGCAAGCCATAAATGATGTACAATTTTTACTATCATTCAGAAAAAAGACGGTCTCATCTGTTTTGAATTATTTTAATAAACTTTACAAGGGCAATCTAGATAAATCTGCTATTTCCGATATCTCTTCTGTCAGGATTGCGCAACTATCTCCGTCTCAAATATTTAGGCTAAATGATAATTTGAAAAATAATTTATTTTCTGAGGGTAAAACTGAAATGAACCAAAATAGATATTAG
- a CDS encoding phosphosulfolactate synthase yields MSIKRIDWQKPRAEGISYVIDKFHGFDNENFKVISPIIDMVKIYGALPLMISDDQLAKRISFYHDHDILVSVGSTLTEYALLEKSFDTYIEDVHRLGFDIMEIGENNIELSIEKKKEIYDKLNSKNLTPLWKIGKKDPRRQLSFDQTIAKINEALTVGAEKILLEGNLGYAVSIYDEKGNIKWNVVGSVTSKISPNRIIFETPLEIQQSALIAEFGQRVNLGEINFENIMSIESQRKGFLSRSSYGISSMKKIAKGSPATKFIYYIIKTRNSLEQSELISITNLPRRTVQTGLEELKEQGLIVEKTNLDDIRKKIYHIINDEWI; encoded by the coding sequence TTGTCAATCAAGAGGATTGACTGGCAAAAACCGCGTGCTGAAGGGATTTCATATGTAATAGATAAATTTCATGGATTTGATAATGAAAATTTCAAAGTAATTTCCCCAATTATTGATATGGTCAAGATTTATGGGGCTTTGCCATTGATGATCTCTGATGATCAATTAGCAAAGCGAATATCCTTTTATCACGATCACGACATCTTGGTATCTGTTGGTAGCACTCTCACAGAATATGCCTTGTTGGAAAAATCTTTTGATACATATATTGAAGATGTACACCGATTGGGGTTCGATATTATGGAGATCGGCGAAAATAATATAGAATTATCCATTGAAAAGAAAAAAGAGATATATGATAAGTTAAATTCAAAAAATCTTACACCCCTTTGGAAAATAGGCAAAAAAGATCCCAGACGACAGCTCTCTTTTGATCAGACAATTGCAAAAATTAACGAAGCACTTACTGTTGGTGCAGAGAAAATTCTGTTAGAAGGTAATTTGGGATATGCCGTAAGTATTTATGATGAAAAAGGAAATATCAAGTGGAATGTAGTTGGCTCTGTGACCTCTAAAATTTCACCCAATCGGATCATTTTCGAAACTCCATTGGAGATCCAACAATCGGCTCTAATAGCAGAATTCGGACAAAGAGTAAACTTGGGTGAAATAAATTTTGAAAACATCATGTCAATCGAGTCACAAAGAAAAGGGTTTCTTTCTAGATCCAGTTATGGAATATCAAGCATGAAGAAGATTGCGAAAGGAAGCCCTGCGACCAAGTTTATTTATTATATCATAAAAACCAGAAATTCTTTGGAGCAAAGTGAATTAATTAGTATTACAAATTTGCCGAGAAGAACAGTTCAAACGGGCTTAGAGGAGTTAAAAGAACAGGGATTAATTGTTGAAAAAACCAATTTAGACGATATACGAAAAAAAATATATCACATAATTAATGACGAATGGATCTAA
- a CDS encoding universal stress protein produces the protein MNNNSYKKFTKILVPIDGSAGSMKAAEYGADIAQIYGGEIVALHVLYSQSGFAFHTETVTGTITTSSLDDLNTEAKHEAEKWFNQVNEIAERSKIKVKTEVVLTVISIVEAILSYAEKERIDLIVVGSKGRSGWKKLILGSVASGISTYAHCPVLIIK, from the coding sequence GTGAATAATAATAGTTACAAGAAGTTCACCAAAATTTTGGTCCCAATAGATGGGTCAGCGGGTTCCATGAAAGCCGCGGAGTATGGTGCAGATATTGCTCAAATCTATGGAGGCGAAATAGTGGCTTTGCACGTTTTATATTCTCAAAGTGGGTTTGCATTTCACACCGAGACCGTTACAGGAACCATAACCACTAGTTCCTTAGATGATTTAAACACCGAAGCAAAACACGAAGCGGAAAAATGGTTTAATCAAGTTAACGAAATAGCAGAAAGAAGCAAAATAAAGGTTAAAACCGAAGTAGTTCTTACTGTAATTTCAATTGTAGAAGCTATTTTATCATATGCAGAAAAGGAAAGAATAGATCTGATTGTTGTTGGTTCTAAAGGAAGATCGGGCTGGAAAAAATTGATTCTTGGAAGCGTTGCATCAGGGATCTCAACTTATGCTCATTGCCCTGTGTTGATAATAAAATAA
- a CDS encoding cupin domain-containing protein — MLIDAEFLIKKLNLQTHPYEGGNFKETYRSTVFVSYDKLPIHNNEDLYSAKRKEHPERNLRPASTLIYYLLNKSQFSPIHRVRNDEIWHFYLGSPMIIYILSDEQLPTIVKLGNNLEDDKCCLHYIVRENSWFCAEVDDKESFSLVGCTVSPGFDFADFEMGKKSELLALYPQHESIIEKFS, encoded by the coding sequence ATGTTGATCGACGCTGAATTCTTAATAAAGAAATTGAATTTGCAAACACATCCATATGAAGGTGGGAATTTTAAAGAAACGTATCGATCTACCGTTTTCGTCTCATACGATAAATTACCCATACACAATAATGAAGACTTGTACTCGGCAAAAAGAAAGGAACATCCAGAAAGAAATTTACGTCCTGCTTCTACACTAATATATTATTTGTTAAATAAAAGTCAATTCTCTCCTATTCATAGAGTTAGAAATGATGAAATTTGGCATTTCTATCTTGGAAGTCCCATGATTATTTATATCTTAAGTGATGAACAGCTTCCTACAATAGTAAAATTGGGGAATAACCTTGAGGATGACAAATGCTGCCTTCACTATATAGTAAGAGAAAATTCATGGTTTTGCGCTGAGGTAGACGACAAAGAATCATTTTCGTTGGTGGGTTGTACTGTCTCACCCGGATTTGATTTTGCGGATTTTGAAATGGGTAAGAAATCTGAGTTGCTGGCTCTTTACCCTCAACATGAATCCATAATTGAAAAGTTCTCCTAG
- a CDS encoding VOC family protein: MITSISSIMIFVNNQQESLEFWVEKLGFKLVKDTRLDSKTRLIQLAPPNSTVPTLILFPRSLITIRESKPLPIVIFRTENLEKTLEQMRIKGVVISHNQKKSTMGLHTTFQDNEGNEYLILENDDNKSALEFEV; encoded by the coding sequence ATGATTACTAGTATTTCTTCAATAATGATTTTTGTAAATAATCAACAGGAATCATTAGAATTTTGGGTTGAAAAATTAGGGTTCAAGCTTGTTAAGGATACTAGATTGGATTCTAAAACCCGTTTAATTCAGCTCGCTCCACCCAATTCGACTGTTCCAACGCTAATTCTTTTTCCCAGGTCTTTGATTACAATTCGTGAATCTAAGCCGTTACCGATAGTTATATTTAGAACGGAAAATCTTGAGAAGACCTTGGAACAAATGCGAATTAAAGGCGTTGTCATCTCGCACAACCAAAAGAAATCAACCATGGGATTACATACGACATTCCAAGATAATGAAGGAAATGAATATCTTATATTAGAAAATGATGATAATAAATCTGCTTTAGAATTTGAAGTTTGA
- a CDS encoding RNA polymerase Rpb4, whose amino-acid sequence MPEVLKREIVTLSEVKKILETIPVDEMDQIQRWTYDYSKKFSKVEYEHAKEMVGELASEGDLTIEESVELVNVMPRSIEELRAFTFGWKKLIVTEKLEKIKAILLSKSKEETDVVKSASDVES is encoded by the coding sequence TTGCCGGAAGTACTTAAAAGAGAGATTGTCACTTTATCAGAAGTAAAAAAGATTCTAGAAACAATACCAGTGGATGAAATGGATCAGATTCAACGATGGACCTATGATTATTCAAAGAAATTTTCTAAAGTTGAATATGAACACGCTAAAGAAATGGTCGGCGAACTTGCTTCTGAAGGTGATTTGACCATTGAAGAATCTGTAGAATTGGTGAACGTTATGCCAAGGTCGATTGAGGAGTTGAGAGCATTTACTTTCGGTTGGAAAAAGCTAATAGTAACAGAAAAGTTAGAAAAGATAAAAGCCATCTTACTCTCAAAAAGCAAGGAAGAAACAGATGTAGTAAAATCTGCTTCTGATGTTGAAAGTTAA
- a CDS encoding 50S ribosomal protein L21 codes for MPSSHGTRRKSRSVLTKSNKITGISYLLIEYKPGDKVVVDIDPSEHNTMPHRRFQGKVGIIEEVGRRTLRVMVKFGSKPKYLQTKLNHIRPITG; via the coding sequence ATGCCTTCATCTCACGGAACTAGGAGAAAATCTAGGTCGGTACTAACAAAATCTAATAAAATTACCGGTATATCTTATTTGTTAATCGAATACAAACCAGGAGATAAAGTAGTTGTAGATATCGATCCAAGTGAACATAATACAATGCCACATAGGCGTTTCCAAGGTAAAGTGGGAATTATAGAAGAGGTCGGAAGACGTACACTAAGGGTTATGGTTAAGTTTGGCAGCAAGCCAAAATACTTGCAAACAAAGCTAAATCACATTCGACCAATTACAGGTTAA
- a CDS encoding DUF655 domain-containing protein: MSRFNSNRDNNYSRQGDNFAPRKFEEYAYILDYIQNGKSSIVRMREGVIIHAIGEEHLTLLELLGINNEKFSIGERVYIGKDGREKIVSVLGRLDYTHISQSAKNELPTVIEKIVNVNEKRFIDYFNSSQPMTPRVHSLELIPGIGKTYMKSILDERDKRKFESFLDLQERTGLRDASKLIAKRIYDEISGETRMNIFVRK; the protein is encoded by the coding sequence TTGTCAAGGTTTAATTCAAATAGAGATAATAATTACAGCAGACAAGGAGATAATTTTGCTCCTCGTAAATTCGAAGAATACGCCTATATCTTAGATTACATCCAAAATGGGAAATCTTCTATTGTTAGAATGAGAGAGGGGGTAATTATTCATGCGATTGGGGAGGAACATTTGACCTTATTAGAATTGCTAGGGATCAATAATGAGAAATTTAGCATTGGTGAGCGCGTATATATTGGCAAAGATGGAAGGGAAAAAATTGTGAGCGTACTGGGAAGGTTAGACTATACTCACATATCTCAATCAGCTAAAAATGAATTGCCAACAGTGATTGAAAAAATTGTAAATGTTAATGAAAAGCGATTTATAGACTACTTTAATTCTTCTCAACCCATGACGCCACGGGTTCATTCTTTGGAACTTATCCCCGGAATAGGGAAAACTTATATGAAATCTATTTTAGACGAACGAGATAAACGTAAATTTGAGTCTTTTTTGGATCTACAAGAAAGGACCGGACTGCGGGATGCATCAAAGTTAATAGCAAAAAGAATTTATGATGAGATTTCAGGAGAAACTAGAATGAACATTTTTGTCAGAAAATAA